In one window of Miscanthus floridulus cultivar M001 chromosome 12, ASM1932011v1, whole genome shotgun sequence DNA:
- the LOC136495937 gene encoding uncharacterized protein — MGPTCQLRLKPPTITIARSGTYCAAPRKCDRATAFAHCGPELDLFVGDAKVSCPFKSYGCGASLAYHTAAAHQDACACAPYHCAVPGCPFTATPPRLRDHLAVDHAWPLDTLPAYRKALPLRVPVLASASSQPQPQQHHHRLLVKEGDEHSLFALSVCPCGAGAASCAVVSVSCVRTSVAAEAGPRFTYMLWARSPAGIPASMPPGIAGRRLMMETDVASYAVPDGATVEDGMALYVPPPMLSG, encoded by the exons ATGGGTCCCACGTGTCAGCTTCGTCTTAAACCTCCCACCATCACCAT TGCGAGGTCGGGCACCTATTGTGCGGCGCCCCGCAAGTGCGACCGCGCCACCGCCTTCGCGCACTGCGGGCCAGAGCTCGACCTGTTCGTCGGCGACGCCAAGGTGTCGTGCCCGTTCAAGTCCTACGGCTGTGGTGCCTCCTTGGCGTACCACACGGCCGCCGCGCACCAGGACGCATGCGCCTGCGCGCCCTACCACTGTGCGGTGCCCGGGTGCCCCTTCACCGCTACCCCGCCGAGGCTCCGCgaccacctcgccgtcgaccacgccTGGCCCCTGGACACGCTCCCGGCCTACAGGAAGGCGCTCCCGCTCCGCGTCCCGGTCTTGGCGTCGGCGTCGTCGCAGCCGCAaccgcagcagcaccaccaccgcctcctggTCAAGGAGGGCGACGAGCACAGCCTGTTCGCGCTGTCCGTGTGCCCGTGCGGCGCCGGCGCGGCCAGTTGCGCCGTCGTCTCGGTGTCATGCGTTAGGACAAGCGTCGCCGCTGAGGCCGGCCCGCGGTTCACGTACATGCTCTGGGCAAGGTCGCCGGCGGGCATCCCTGCTAGCATGCCCCCCGGCATCGCGGGCCGCCGCCTGATGATGGAGACGGACGTGGCCAGCTACGCGGTGCCCGACGGGGCCACCGTTGAGGACGGGATGGCGTTGTACGTGCCGCCGCCGATGCTGAGCGGGTGA